A single genomic interval of Halobacillus halophilus DSM 2266 harbors:
- the fabF gene encoding beta-ketoacyl-ACP synthase II, translating to MDKRRVVITGMGAVTPVGNSVEEMWSSIKSGRSGVGEITKVNKDDYPVSVAAELKDFDPSSYIDRKDARRMDPFVQYAMVASHMAVEDADLKITDEIANRTGVWIGSGIGGMGTYESQFETFQKKGYRRVSPFFIPMMIPDMAAGQVSISLGAKGINSCTVTACSSGANSIGDAFKVIQRGDADVMIAGGTEAPMTKMSFAGFASARALSLNEDPNTASRPFDKDRDGFVMGEGAGILILESLESAKQRGAKIYGELTGYGSTGDAYHITSPAPEGDGASRAMKQALQDAGVEPEAIDYLNAHGTSTELNDKFETYAAKTVFKEHANKLAISSTKSMTGHLLGAAGAVESVISLKAINEGILPPTINYETPDPECDLDYVPNEARKQEINAVMSNSLGFGGHNATLIFQKYND from the coding sequence ATGGATAAACGACGTGTCGTCATTACCGGTATGGGAGCAGTCACTCCTGTAGGTAATTCAGTAGAAGAAATGTGGAGCAGTATTAAAAGCGGCCGATCTGGTGTCGGCGAAATAACGAAAGTGAACAAAGATGATTATCCGGTCAGCGTCGCCGCTGAATTAAAAGACTTTGATCCTTCCAGCTATATTGACCGTAAAGATGCTCGCCGTATGGATCCATTTGTTCAATATGCCATGGTTGCTTCTCATATGGCCGTAGAGGATGCAGATTTGAAAATTACGGATGAAATTGCGAATCGGACCGGCGTGTGGATTGGCTCGGGAATCGGCGGAATGGGAACGTACGAATCCCAATTCGAAACCTTCCAGAAAAAAGGCTACCGCCGCGTCAGTCCTTTCTTCATTCCGATGATGATCCCGGATATGGCAGCCGGACAGGTTTCCATTTCGCTTGGTGCCAAAGGGATTAATTCCTGCACCGTAACCGCCTGCTCTTCCGGCGCTAACTCAATTGGCGATGCTTTCAAAGTTATTCAAAGAGGAGACGCTGACGTTATGATCGCAGGCGGTACCGAAGCGCCGATGACCAAAATGTCCTTTGCCGGCTTTGCGTCCGCCCGAGCGCTTTCTCTTAACGAAGATCCGAATACAGCAAGCCGTCCATTTGATAAAGACCGTGATGGCTTTGTCATGGGCGAAGGTGCCGGTATTCTGATTCTTGAATCCCTGGAATCCGCGAAGCAGCGCGGAGCTAAAATCTATGGCGAACTAACAGGATATGGTTCAACAGGGGACGCCTATCACATTACATCCCCAGCTCCAGAAGGGGACGGAGCTTCTCGTGCGATGAAGCAGGCTCTGCAGGATGCAGGTGTTGAACCGGAAGCGATTGATTATTTAAATGCCCACGGTACATCTACAGAATTAAACGATAAATTTGAAACGTACGCAGCGAAAACGGTGTTCAAGGAGCATGCGAATAAACTGGCGATCTCATCCACGAAATCCATGACCGGACACTTACTTGGAGCTGCAGGAGCAGTTGAGTCTGTTATTTCATTAAAAGCGATTAATGAAGGAATTCTGCCTCCTACGATTAATTATGAAACTCCGGATCCAGAGTGTGATTTGGATTATGTGCCGAATGAAGCCAGAAAGCAGGAGATTAATGCTGTTATGAGTAACTCTCTAGGCTTTGGCGGACACAATGCTACGTTGATTTTCCAGAAATACAATGACTAA
- a CDS encoding YjbA family protein — translation MLYMHDLWVNWFEGEENGYNVCRFHEWRKEDGIELVDQIPLLLVTNELFNFIENDLQDLPLPLLQDVHRKTYMKKNQERQTVEYAAVLTDGEDVIVFDTLGYTLPVKKSRLIPRQERLVFEMVQGKKPASYSIEESVLKEHHILSLAPAKMAGLTRRERQLKQLLMMALDQLKNSDHPEEIRYWLTEWDPDQYPYLKQLTNEEAWDLLYEGTCKGWTSLHEELCEKLVKGQPFFETIWQGENQHVSHKINSQN, via the coding sequence ATGCTATACATGCACGACTTATGGGTAAATTGGTTTGAAGGTGAAGAGAATGGATACAATGTCTGTCGATTCCATGAGTGGAGGAAAGAAGACGGAATTGAGCTAGTGGATCAAATTCCACTCCTGCTTGTAACGAATGAACTATTTAACTTTATTGAAAATGATTTGCAGGATCTGCCGTTGCCCTTGCTGCAGGACGTCCATAGAAAGACGTACATGAAAAAGAATCAGGAGAGACAGACCGTTGAATATGCGGCTGTGTTAACAGACGGGGAAGATGTCATCGTATTTGACACCCTTGGATACACATTGCCTGTTAAGAAAAGCCGATTAATTCCAAGACAGGAACGTCTGGTATTTGAAATGGTTCAGGGTAAGAAGCCTGCTTCCTATTCAATAGAAGAAAGTGTATTAAAAGAACACCACATTCTTTCTCTGGCACCTGCCAAAATGGCTGGCCTGACTCGCAGAGAGAGGCAATTAAAACAACTACTTATGATGGCCCTGGACCAATTAAAAAATTCCGATCATCCAGAAGAAATCAGATATTGGCTTACGGAATGGGATCCTGACCAATATCCATACTTGAAGCAGCTGACGAATGAGGAGGCATGGGACCTCCTATATGAAGGAACTTGCAAGGGATGGACTTCTTTACATGAAGAGTTGTGTGAGAAACTAGTTAAAGGGCAGCCCTTCTTTGAAACGATTTGGCAAGGAGAAAACCAGCACGTATCCCACAAAATAAACAGCCAGAATTGA
- the trpS gene encoding tryptophan--tRNA ligase translates to MKTIFSGIQPSGTLTLGNYLGAMKHFVDLQHDQKCYFCIVDEHAITVPQDRLKLRDNIRSLAALYLASGIDTEKSTLFIQSEVPAHTQLGWMLQCVSYIGELERMTQFKDKSASGGKEGVTSGLLTYPPLMASDILLYQTDIVPVGEDQKQHLELTRNLAQRFNNKYNDIFTVPEVRIPKTGARIMSLQEPTKKMSKSDENQKGYISMLDDEKKIMKKVKSAVTDSEGIVKFDKENKPGVSNLLTIYSICSGIGIEELEAKYEGTGYGVFKEDVGAAVVETLKPIQDRYYELIDSVELDDILDKGAEDASFVANKMLRKAKKAMGLGLVRKKK, encoded by the coding sequence ATGAAAACCATTTTTTCAGGGATTCAGCCGAGTGGTACGTTAACACTTGGGAACTATTTAGGAGCGATGAAGCACTTCGTAGACTTACAGCATGATCAGAAATGCTATTTCTGCATTGTAGACGAGCATGCCATTACGGTACCGCAGGACCGTTTAAAGCTCAGGGATAACATTCGTTCTCTTGCGGCTTTGTATTTAGCCTCCGGTATCGATACGGAGAAATCTACATTATTTATTCAATCTGAGGTGCCTGCGCATACGCAGCTAGGATGGATGCTGCAATGTGTGAGTTATATAGGAGAACTTGAGAGGATGACCCAATTTAAAGACAAATCCGCTTCGGGAGGCAAGGAAGGCGTTACCTCTGGACTCCTGACCTATCCCCCTCTCATGGCTTCGGATATTCTTCTCTACCAAACAGACATTGTGCCTGTAGGTGAAGACCAGAAGCAGCACCTTGAACTGACACGAAACCTGGCGCAGCGTTTTAATAATAAATACAATGATATATTTACCGTGCCTGAAGTCCGCATTCCAAAAACAGGGGCAAGAATTATGTCTCTGCAGGAGCCGACTAAAAAAATGAGCAAGTCGGATGAAAACCAGAAAGGCTATATTTCGATGCTCGATGATGAGAAAAAAATAATGAAAAAGGTAAAAAGTGCTGTTACGGACTCAGAAGGAATTGTGAAGTTCGATAAGGAAAATAAACCCGGAGTCTCCAATTTGCTGACGATTTACTCGATCTGCTCCGGCATCGGCATTGAAGAGCTTGAGGCTAAATATGAAGGAACAGGATACGGAGTCTTCAAGGAGGACGTGGGAGCCGCTGTCGTCGAGACGCTGAAACCGATCCAGGATCGTTATTATGAACTAATTGATTCTGTGGAACTTGATGATATTTTAGATAAAGGGGCTGAAGACGCTTCTTTTGTAGCCAATAAGATGCTGCGCAAAGCGAAGAAGGCCATGGGACTCGGCCTTGTAAGAAAGAAAAAATAA
- a CDS encoding undecaprenyl-diphosphate phosphatase: protein MEEILILIKYLFLGIFQGFTEPIPISSSGHLVLVQNILDMDFEGLNFEVLVNFGSLIAVFIIYWHDLVRLVKNGIGYMLTKDERQKDDFDFIIYLIIGTIPAGVLGILLGDAIEVLSTPETVGITLIITGVALWLIRNMRGRKGDGQLNWKDAAIVGFAQAIALIPGISRSGATIVAAMYLGMKQETALRFSFLLYIPVSLGTMLLSAEEVIATASQNNLWIGYIAAFLASIVASYLSLKWFMNIMARGNLKYFAFYCFIVGGITLLIIWF from the coding sequence ATGGAAGAAATTTTGATATTGATTAAATATTTATTTTTGGGGATATTTCAAGGATTTACAGAACCGATTCCAATCTCGTCCAGTGGACATCTGGTGCTTGTCCAAAACATCCTGGATATGGATTTTGAAGGATTAAATTTTGAGGTGCTTGTAAATTTCGGATCCTTAATCGCCGTTTTTATCATCTATTGGCATGATTTAGTCCGATTAGTCAAAAACGGAATCGGCTACATGCTTACCAAAGACGAACGACAAAAAGATGATTTTGATTTCATCATTTATCTCATTATCGGAACGATTCCAGCTGGTGTCTTAGGAATACTACTGGGAGATGCTATTGAGGTATTATCCACACCAGAAACGGTCGGCATTACGTTGATTATTACCGGCGTTGCTTTATGGCTGATCAGAAATATGCGCGGTCGAAAAGGTGACGGACAACTGAACTGGAAAGATGCTGCCATTGTAGGGTTTGCTCAGGCTATTGCCTTAATTCCTGGTATCAGCCGCTCAGGTGCGACCATTGTGGCTGCTATGTATCTCGGGATGAAACAGGAAACCGCGCTGCGATTTTCTTTCCTTCTGTACATACCCGTAAGCTTAGGTACCATGCTATTATCAGCGGAAGAAGTCATCGCTACTGCCTCTCAAAATAATTTATGGATAGGCTACATTGCAGCTTTTCTAGCTTCTATTGTCGCTTCCTATCTTTCTTTAAAATGGTTTATGAATATCATGGCGCGTGGAAACCTGAAGTACTTCGCCTTCTATTGCTTTATCGTGGGCGGTATTACCTTACTCATCATCTGGTTCTAA
- the moaD gene encoding molybdopterin converting factor subunit 1, which produces MNQILFFAGLREQAGEESIELDVNGRSIGELKETLSSRYAIDKVKESMTAVNEEFVQDEEIIKEGDTIAFIPPVSGG; this is translated from the coding sequence ATGAATCAAATTTTATTTTTTGCAGGTCTTAGAGAGCAGGCCGGGGAAGAAAGCATTGAACTGGATGTGAACGGTCGTTCTATCGGAGAGCTTAAAGAAACATTATCAAGCCGCTATGCTATAGATAAAGTAAAAGAATCCATGACAGCTGTGAATGAGGAATTTGTCCAGGATGAAGAAATCATAAAAGAAGGAGATACCATTGCCTTTATCCCACCAGTTAGTGGTGGTTAA
- a CDS encoding YjzD family protein, whose protein sequence is MKFVWTLIWALLLSFMTAYVVSNMAGGSFGFTQVFVMTLLFTGAAVILGEGLIKDEA, encoded by the coding sequence ATGAAGTTTGTATGGACGTTGATTTGGGCCCTTCTGCTGAGCTTCATGACGGCCTATGTAGTCAGTAATATGGCTGGAGGAAGTTTTGGTTTCACACAAGTGTTCGTTATGACGCTTCTTTTTACTGGGGCGGCAGTGATACTTGGCGAAGGACTCATTAAAGACGAAGCTTAA
- a CDS encoding molybdenum cofactor biosynthesis protein MoaE: MGKYYWISDKPLVIQEVVDLVTRRNAGAINTFIGTVREFTKGKRTLYLEYEAYKAMAEKKLEEIGHEIKKKWPEAETAIVHRVGRLEITDIAVVIAVSTPHRADSYEASRYAIERIKEIVPIWKKEHWEDGEQWIGDQKETKQGIPAKGDASK; this comes from the coding sequence TTGGGGAAGTATTATTGGATCTCAGATAAACCTTTAGTTATACAAGAAGTAGTGGATCTCGTAACCAGGAGAAACGCGGGAGCGATTAACACCTTCATTGGTACTGTAAGAGAATTTACAAAAGGAAAGCGTACCCTTTACCTGGAATATGAAGCCTACAAGGCGATGGCAGAGAAGAAATTAGAGGAAATTGGCCATGAAATTAAGAAGAAGTGGCCAGAGGCAGAAACGGCTATTGTCCATCGGGTGGGCCGCCTGGAAATCACCGATATTGCGGTTGTTATCGCCGTTTCCACACCTCATCGTGCCGATTCTTACGAAGCAAGCCGTTATGCGATTGAGCGGATTAAAGAAATTGTGCCTATTTGGAAAAAGGAACATTGGGAAGATGGCGAGCAATGGATTGGTGATCAAAAAGAAACGAAACAGGGAATTCCTGCGAAGGGAGATGCATCAAAATGA
- a CDS encoding beta-ketoacyl-ACP synthase III produces MNAGILGVGHYAPEKVLTNQDLEKMVDTSDEWIRSRTGIEERRIAADGEDTSHMAVNAARSALEDANMDAEELDMILVATVTPDQPFPSVATMLQEQLGARKVAAMDLSAACAGFMYGVITAKQFIESGGYKNVLVVGVEKLSKITNWEDRNTCVLFGDGAGAAVIGPVSDDRGIMSFELGSDGSGGPHLYQDETLFMNGREVFKFAVRQMPESSVNVVKKIGLKEEDVDYLIPHQANIRIMEAARERLGISEDKMATSVKRYGNTSSASIPMALSEEVKAGKIKDNDLVVLVGFGGGLTWGAVALRWGK; encoded by the coding sequence ATGAACGCAGGTATATTGGGTGTAGGTCACTACGCTCCAGAAAAAGTCCTTACCAACCAAGATTTAGAGAAAATGGTGGATACAAGTGATGAGTGGATCCGGTCCCGCACTGGAATAGAAGAACGCCGTATCGCGGCAGATGGGGAAGACACTTCCCATATGGCAGTAAATGCCGCCAGAAGTGCCCTTGAGGATGCCAACATGGATGCTGAAGAACTGGATATGATTTTAGTGGCTACCGTTACTCCTGATCAGCCGTTTCCATCGGTTGCAACGATGCTGCAAGAACAGCTTGGAGCTAGAAAAGTAGCGGCAATGGATTTAAGCGCGGCCTGCGCAGGCTTTATGTATGGTGTTATTACAGCTAAGCAATTCATTGAAAGCGGCGGTTATAAAAATGTCCTGGTTGTCGGGGTTGAGAAATTATCCAAGATTACAAACTGGGAAGATCGAAACACATGCGTCCTATTCGGAGACGGAGCAGGCGCAGCCGTGATCGGTCCAGTCAGTGACGATAGAGGGATTATGTCCTTTGAACTCGGCTCTGATGGAAGCGGCGGACCACATTTGTACCAGGATGAAACCTTGTTCATGAACGGTAGAGAAGTGTTTAAATTTGCCGTAAGACAAATGCCTGAGTCTTCTGTGAACGTGGTCAAGAAAATTGGCCTGAAAGAAGAAGATGTAGATTATTTAATCCCGCATCAGGCTAACATAAGAATTATGGAAGCTGCACGCGAACGCCTGGGTATTTCAGAGGATAAGATGGCTACTTCTGTGAAACGATACGGAAATACATCTTCCGCATCGATCCCGATGGCTTTGTCAGAAGAAGTAAAAGCAGGTAAAATAAAAGATAACGATTTAGTAGTACTTGTCGGATTTGGTGGCGGACTCACCTGGGGCGCCGTAGCTCTCCGATGGGGTAAGTAA
- the mobB gene encoding molybdopterin-guanine dinucleotide biosynthesis protein B, which yields MNHETPVFQVVGYKNSGKTSLLSELIAYGAENEEHVAAIKHHGHDEPLKVMHHGTDSYRLHESGAFMTGVDSPGRLQLELNHPEGYPLERLVSLYRFFAPDLIVVEGFKQEAYPKAVIIKREKDLELLKLENIRLVVTWDESLTSHLDLPVYKLEQWKEQLPKIYKLAKGA from the coding sequence ATGAACCACGAGACCCCAGTATTTCAAGTAGTAGGATACAAAAATAGCGGAAAAACTTCCCTCTTATCTGAATTGATCGCCTATGGTGCGGAAAACGAGGAGCACGTAGCGGCTATTAAACATCATGGTCATGATGAACCATTGAAAGTCATGCATCATGGCACAGACAGTTACCGTCTGCATGAGTCTGGTGCCTTTATGACAGGCGTGGATAGTCCGGGCCGTCTTCAACTGGAGCTTAATCATCCGGAAGGGTATCCGCTTGAAAGACTTGTCTCCTTATATCGTTTTTTTGCTCCGGATTTAATCGTTGTGGAAGGATTTAAGCAAGAAGCCTATCCGAAAGCGGTTATTATAAAAAGAGAAAAAGACTTAGAACTGCTCAAGCTTGAAAACATCCGTTTGGTAGTCACATGGGACGAGTCCCTCACAAGCCATCTGGATCTTCCTGTTTACAAGCTGGAACAATGGAAGGAACAATTGCCTAAAATCTACAAACTGGCGAAAGGAGCATAA
- a CDS encoding DUF3899 domain-containing protein, which translates to MNVLRNKWMGVAGNLLLVSLLFAIMAPVYDLFHFINQLFYIAYFYLFVGILLWVIRGGFFDAITYSMRRFYNRVSKQQDYLDDWKQKPLPSQTIESTWLKFFLFHGGMLTAGLLALLALYYNL; encoded by the coding sequence GTGAATGTGCTAAGAAACAAATGGATGGGTGTCGCAGGAAATCTTCTGCTTGTCAGCCTGCTTTTCGCCATTATGGCGCCTGTCTATGATTTATTCCATTTTATTAATCAGCTTTTCTATATTGCCTATTTCTATTTGTTTGTCGGAATACTTCTGTGGGTAATCCGTGGAGGATTCTTCGATGCCATTACGTATAGTATGAGAAGATTTTATAACCGCGTTTCGAAACAACAGGATTATCTTGACGATTGGAAGCAGAAACCTCTTCCTTCCCAGACCATTGAAAGTACGTGGCTGAAGTTCTTCCTTTTTCATGGCGGAATGTTAACGGCAGGTTTACTGGCTTTACTGGCTCTTTACTATAATCTGTAG
- a CDS encoding LCP family protein: protein MEPEAGRIDDRLSTTRSNCSIDKKRRRLKVMLAVLTLCFLFTAGFTAFEYLAGKQQALSQQNPTPIKPDINIEDGKKESTFPFHGKPDPEGALSLLLLGTDQRNTETARADTIMILRYHPEKQSLKLASIMRDTYVEIPGHGLNKINAAYALGGPELLRKTIAQNFDIPLEHYAKVDFSGFSHIADTIAPGGLEVTIEKNLKYQSEGGDTVIDLNEGVQQLDGEELLAYSRFRSDSEGDFGRVERQQKVLALLKEQLLSIESLWKMPRLLGSIQPYVDTDAGRGMYMEAAKDYFLHPPEKLETLRIPTTDNVWNERKPYPTGLVLNHDQNKTREDLKKFLYDQRE from the coding sequence ATGGAACCGGAAGCAGGAAGGATTGATGATCGCTTGAGTACCACTCGTTCAAATTGCTCTATCGATAAAAAAAGACGAAGATTAAAGGTGATGCTTGCTGTTTTAACGCTATGCTTTCTTTTTACCGCCGGCTTTACCGCTTTTGAATATTTAGCAGGCAAGCAGCAGGCTTTAAGCCAGCAAAATCCCACTCCCATAAAACCTGATATAAACATAGAAGATGGCAAGAAAGAGTCCACTTTTCCTTTTCATGGAAAGCCGGACCCCGAGGGTGCATTATCGCTCCTCCTTTTAGGGACGGACCAGAGAAATACCGAGACTGCCCGAGCAGATACGATTATGATCCTTCGCTACCATCCGGAAAAGCAGAGTTTGAAGCTCGCTTCCATCATGCGGGATACATATGTAGAGATTCCCGGGCACGGATTAAACAAGATTAATGCGGCTTATGCCCTGGGAGGCCCGGAGCTGTTAAGAAAGACCATAGCTCAAAATTTCGATATTCCATTAGAGCATTATGCAAAGGTGGATTTCAGTGGTTTCAGTCATATCGCTGATACGATTGCCCCCGGGGGACTGGAGGTTACGATAGAGAAGAATTTGAAGTATCAATCAGAAGGTGGAGACACCGTTATTGACCTAAATGAAGGTGTGCAGCAGCTGGATGGAGAGGAACTTCTCGCTTATTCACGTTTCAGAAGTGACAGTGAGGGGGACTTCGGCCGTGTAGAACGGCAGCAGAAAGTTCTTGCCTTATTGAAAGAACAGCTTCTTTCCATTGAAAGTCTGTGGAAAATGCCCCGGCTGCTTGGCTCTATACAACCTTACGTGGATACAGATGCAGGAAGAGGGATGTATATGGAAGCGGCCAAGGATTACTTCCTTCATCCCCCCGAAAAGCTGGAAACTCTCCGTATTCCAACCACTGACAATGTGTGGAACGAACGGAAGCCGTATCCAACAGGTCTCGTTCTGAATCACGACCAGAATAAAACCCGTGAGGACTTAAAGAAGTTCTTATATGATCAAAGAGAATAG
- a CDS encoding metal-sulfur cluster assembly factor: MSTATEENALGALENVIDPELGIDIVNLGLVYGVDIDPDGNATVTMTLTAMGCPLAAHIEQDVKGCLADLPEINQVAVNIVWNPPWTKDRMSRYAKIALGIPD, from the coding sequence ATGAGTACAGCAACTGAAGAAAATGCGTTAGGTGCCCTTGAGAATGTCATTGACCCTGAACTCGGTATTGATATCGTGAATCTTGGACTTGTCTATGGCGTCGATATAGATCCAGACGGCAATGCGACCGTAACAATGACGTTAACAGCGATGGGCTGCCCGCTCGCCGCTCACATTGAGCAGGATGTTAAAGGCTGCTTAGCTGACCTGCCGGAAATTAATCAGGTAGCGGTTAATATTGTCTGGAATCCACCTTGGACGAAAGATCGTATGAGCCGTTACGCTAAAATCGCATTAGGAATCCCAGATTAA
- a CDS encoding BMP family ABC transporter substrate-binding protein encodes MKWVYTGCVLLLLLTGCNHIAGKADHAGMLVETTIDDQAWGEQGYQGLKAIEKEYGVDVSYKEGINSYTKTVQAVEELVNQGATVILGHSHVYGNYFQQLHKQYPDIQFIYFNGAFTADNVTSLNFSAQAMGFFGGMAAGQMTESDKVGIIAAFEWQPEVEGFYEGVNFQNPQAEVEITFTNSWEDTDKALSQYERLEKQGADVFYPAGDVFNQAVIKQIKQDDHYAVGYVNDQSDVGGKAVLTSTIQKVDAVYKIAMEKYLNDNLPGRPLMFDFEEGAIEMGPYSPEIPKEFQREIDRAVKQYIETGYLPNHQNSEAR; translated from the coding sequence GTGAAGTGGGTATATACAGGATGTGTACTTTTATTACTGCTCACCGGATGTAATCATATTGCTGGAAAAGCCGATCATGCAGGGATGCTGGTAGAGACTACCATTGATGATCAAGCCTGGGGAGAGCAAGGATACCAGGGTTTGAAAGCGATAGAGAAAGAGTACGGTGTTGATGTTTCTTATAAAGAGGGTATTAATAGTTATACAAAAACGGTTCAAGCGGTAGAAGAACTGGTGAATCAAGGGGCTACGGTCATTTTGGGTCATAGTCATGTGTACGGAAATTATTTCCAACAATTGCATAAGCAGTATCCTGATATCCAGTTCATTTATTTTAATGGGGCCTTTACGGCGGACAATGTTACCAGTCTGAATTTCAGTGCTCAGGCCATGGGCTTTTTTGGAGGCATGGCAGCAGGACAGATGACAGAAAGCGATAAGGTTGGAATTATCGCGGCATTTGAATGGCAGCCTGAAGTAGAAGGATTCTATGAAGGTGTCAATTTTCAGAACCCGCAGGCTGAAGTCGAGATCACGTTTACAAACAGCTGGGAAGATACAGATAAGGCCCTCAGCCAGTATGAACGGTTAGAGAAGCAGGGGGCTGATGTGTTTTATCCTGCCGGGGATGTATTCAACCAGGCGGTCATCAAACAGATAAAGCAGGATGACCACTATGCGGTCGGTTACGTGAACGATCAGTCCGATGTTGGCGGGAAGGCTGTTCTCACCAGTACGATACAAAAAGTAGATGCTGTTTATAAAATTGCTATGGAAAAGTACTTAAACGATAACCTGCCCGGACGTCCGCTAATGTTTGATTTTGAAGAAGGGGCCATTGAAATGGGACCTTACAGCCCGGAGATCCCGAAGGAGTTTCAAAGGGAAATTGACCGTGCTGTAAAACAATATATCGAAACAGGGTATTTGCCCAATCATCAAAACTCTGAAGCCAGATGA